Proteins encoded in a region of the Stigmatopora nigra isolate UIUO_SnigA unplaced genomic scaffold, RoL_Snig_1.1 HiC_scaffold_24, whole genome shotgun sequence genome:
- the smim8 gene encoding small integral membrane protein 8, translating into MVSKKTHQSKDVVPKPVRMNSGSREARGTTLFRVINPELFIKPNKPVMAFGLISITLCIGYLGYLHATKENDQHLYEAIDGKRESLMRRKASKWG; encoded by the exons ATGGTATCTAAGAAAACTCATCAAAGCAAGGACGTAGTCCCAAAACCAGTCCGCATGAATTCTGGATCAAGAGAAGCACGGGGCACCACATTATTCAGGGTTATCAACCCGGAACTCTTCATCAAGCCT AATAAACCAGTGATGGCATTTGGGCTGATTAGCATCACCTTGTGTATTGGTTATCTGGGCTACCTACACGCGACAAAAGAAAATGACCAGCACCTTTACGAGGCCATCGACGGTAAAAGAGAGAGTCTGATGAGGAGGAAAGCTTCAAAGTGGGGGTGA